The Pangasianodon hypophthalmus isolate fPanHyp1 chromosome 13, fPanHyp1.pri, whole genome shotgun sequence genome includes a window with the following:
- the fahd1 gene encoding acylpyruvase FAHD1, mitochondrial, translating to MSRGNVARFWEWGRKIICVGRNYAEHARELRNELPTEPVLFLKPPTAYVKEGSPILVPHYSSTLHHEVELGVVVGRAGREIPQTSAMEHVAGYALCLDMTARDVQDQCKAKGLPWTLAKAFDTSCPVSDFIPKERIPDPAGVELWLRVNSVTRQRGSTAHMIFSVPYLISYISRVMALEEGDLILTGTPKGVGAVHEHDELQAGIEGVISVTFRVSRQAAIHN from the coding sequence ATGAGCAGGGGAAATGTGGCTCGTTTCTGGGAGTGGGGACGAAAGATCATTTGCGTGGGGCGAAATTACGCAGAACACGCCAGAGAGCTGAGGAACGAGCTGCCCACGGAGCCCGTGCTGTTCCTGAAGCCGCCCACGGCGTACGTGAAGGAGGGCTCTCCGATCCTGGTGCCTCACTACTCCTCCACTCTGCACCATGAAGTGGAGCTCGGCGTGGTGGTGGGCAGAGCGGGCAGAGAGATCCCCCAGACCTCCGCCATGGAGCATGTAGCCGGATACGCGCTGTGCCTGGACATGACCGCGCGGGACGTTCAGGACCAGTGCAAAGCCAAAGGGCTGCCCTGGACTCTGGCCAAAGCCTTCGACACGTCCTGTCCCGTGAGCGACTTCATCCCCAAAGAGCGGATCCCGGATCCGGCAGGTGTGGAGCTGTGGCTCAGGGTGAACAGCGTCACTCGGCAGAGAGGCAGCACGGCGCACATGATCTTCTCAGTGCCCTACCTGATCAGCTACATCAGCAGGGTCATGGCGTTAGAGGAAGGAGATCTCATACTGACCGGGACGCCCAAAGGAGTCGGAGCCGTGCACGAGCACGACGAGCTTCAGGCTGGCATCGAGGGTGTCATCAGCGTGACGTTTCGAGTCAGCAGACAGGCTGCAATACACAACTGA